A region of Moorena producens PAL-8-15-08-1 DNA encodes the following proteins:
- a CDS encoding phage tail protein, producing the protein MMASLASVVPLGANAAYAGVTGALGARLDPYQGFNFLIEIEGLVTGGFIEVRGLESEIELEERPEGGQNRYVHQLLGRTKYPNLTLKHGLTGIDSLWTWYQATSQGVIRRKNGTIMLLDRQNIPAMYWNFKQALPVKWTGPEFNASSNEIAFETIELIHKGISKPVLSQALSGGRAVAGLAGAL; encoded by the coding sequence ATGATGGCAAGTTTAGCATCGGTTGTGCCTTTAGGAGCAAACGCGGCTTACGCTGGAGTGACTGGGGCCTTGGGAGCTCGCCTCGACCCCTACCAAGGCTTTAACTTCCTCATTGAAATTGAGGGGTTAGTGACCGGTGGGTTTATCGAAGTCAGGGGTCTAGAAAGTGAGATTGAACTAGAGGAGCGTCCTGAAGGAGGTCAGAATCGTTACGTTCATCAGCTACTAGGTCGAACCAAATATCCGAATTTGACCCTCAAACATGGTCTAACAGGTATTGACAGTTTGTGGACTTGGTATCAGGCCACTAGCCAGGGTGTAATTCGGCGCAAGAACGGCACAATTATGCTGCTGGACCGCCAAAACATACCAGCCATGTATTGGAATTTCAAGCAGGCTTTGCCAGTGAAGTGGACTGGTCCAGAGTTTAATGCCAGCAGCAATGAGATTGCTTTCGAGACCATTGAGTTAATTCACAAAGGAATTAGCAAACCAGTTCTCAGTCAAGCACTATCTGGAGGACGAGCGGTTGCTGGACTAGCGGGAGCATTGTGA